From the genome of Dermochelys coriacea isolate rDerCor1 chromosome 1, rDerCor1.pri.v4, whole genome shotgun sequence:
TTATGTCAGTGCTGAATTTTGTCCAGTACACCATAATTTTAGAACTAGCCTTAAAGAAAAGAATCTGAATTTGCATCATCAGTGgcctttgtattaaaaaaattactgatTGAAGTTGAATAACAGGGCCGTTAGCAAAAGGAACCAGTCCTCAGTGAGGTTTTAAGTGCCTACAAAATTGAATTGagtgtgaggatttttttttttatggaacaCAGAATGTTTTAATAAGAGTAGCTCATATGCCATTTTCCAGTGTAATATTCTGCTATAATCAGCTGAGTttataaatctttgaaaaacaaggcttataaatgaaaacaataaCTGGTGTTGTCTGGAAATGCAATCTTTAAAGGACTTATAAATAGTAACCAATAGTAATGACCTTCATCTTTTTAGATTCAACAATTGGAGGTGCTGCTGCTTCAAATTATGCAAATTCCACTTGGGGTTCTGGAGCCGCCTCCAACAACGGCACCAACGCCAACCCAACTCACGTCTGGGACAAGGTGATTGTAGACGGGTCTGACATGGAAGAGTGGCCTTGTATTGCCAGCAAAGACGCTGAGTCTTCTTCCGAAAACACCACCGATAACAACAGTGCCTCGAACCCTGGCTCAGAGAAGAGCACTCTGCCAGGAAGCACCACTAGTAACAAAGGAAAAGGAAGCCAGTGTCAGTCTGGAAGTGCTGGGAATGAATGTAATCTTGGGGCCTGGAAGTCTGACCCCAAAGCTAAATCTGTTCAATCTTCCAACCCTGCTGCAGAGAGTAACAATGGACTAGGAAATTGGAGGAACTTGAGTGGGCAGGACAGAATAGGCCCTGGTTCTGGCTTCAGCAACTTTAACCCAAAAAGCAACCCATCTGCCTGGCCAGCACTGGTTCAAGAGGGCAATTCTAGGAAAGGGATTTTGGAGTCTGATAATGGTAACGCCAATGCACAGATTAGCACAGTAGGTCAGACCTCTAGGGAACAGCAGTCAAAGATGGAAAACGCGGGTGTTAACTTTGTTGTCTCTGGCAGAGAACAGGCTCAAATACATAACACTGATGGACCAAAAAATGGAAACACTAACTCCTTGAACTTAAGTTCGCCAAACCCTATGGAGAATAAGGGAATGCCCTTTGAAATGGGCTTGGGGAACCCCTCCAGAAGCACTGACGCCCCTTCACAAAGCACTGGAGACAGAAAGACTGGGAGTGTTGGATCTTGGGGTACATCTAGGGGGCCTTCTGGAACTGACACAGCCGCTGGACAAAGCAATTCTGGAAACCATGGGAACAATGGAAAGGATAGAGAGGACTCCTGGAAAGGAGTTTCTGTTCAAAAACCTAATGGGTCAAGAAATGATTCTTGGGATAACAACAACAGGTCTATGGGTGGTGGGTCTTGGAACTTTGGCTCTCAGCACTCAAATGAAAACAAGTGGGGTGAAGGGAACAAATTGACATCTGGGGTCTCTCAGGGAGAATGGAAACAGCCGTCTGGGTCTGATGAACTGAAGATTGGAGAATGGAGTGGTCCAAACCAACCAAATTCTAGCACTGGAGCATGGGACAATCAAAAGGGCCACCCCCTTCCTGAAAACCAAGGCAATTCCCAGGCTCCCTGTTGGGGAAGATCTTCCAGCTCTACAGGAAGTGAGGTTGGAGGTCAAAGCACTGGAAGCAACCACAAAGCAGGAAGTAGTGACAGTCACAATTCTGGACGCCGATCATACAGGCCTACGCATCCTGATTGCCAGGCAGTCTTGCAGACTTTGCTGAGCAGGACTGATTTGGACCCCCGTGTGCTTTCAAACACTGGTTGGGGCCAAACTCAAATTAAGCAAGATACAGTTTGGGATATTGAAGAGATGCCAAGGCCTGAGGGGAAATCTGATAAAGGAACTGAGGGGTGGGAGAGCTCTGCCACACAGACAAAGaactcagggggctggggagatGCACCCAGCCAAAGCAATCAAAACAAGTCTGGATGGGGTGAGCTCTCAACCCCCACAGAGTGGAAGGACCCCAAAAACACAGGAGGGTGGAATGACTATAAGAACAACAATTCTTCTAGCTGGGGAGGAGTAAGACCAGAAGAAAAGACCTCTTCCTCTTGGAATGACAATTCCAACAAGGATCAAGGGTGGGGTGGACGGCAACCTAGTCAAGGATGGTCTTCAGGAAAGAACGGTTGGGGAGAGGAAGTTgaccaaacaaaaaacagtaattGGGAAGGTGCAGGAAACAAACCAGTGTCGGGTTGGGGTGAAGGTGGGCAAAATGAGATTGGGACTTGGGGTAATGGTGCAAATGCTAATGCTGCTTCAAAGGGCGGATGGGATGATTGTAAAAGAACGCCAGCATGGAATGAGACTGGTCGACAGTCCAATTCCTGGAAtaagcagcaccagcagcagcaggaggcttctggctCCTGGggtcctccaccaccaccacctccaagtAATGGGCGACCTCCAAATCCAAACTGGAACAGTGGGCCACAGCCAGCTGCCCCCAAGGATGAGGAACCCAGTGGCTGGGAAGAACCGTCTCCACAGTCGATCAGTCGGAAAATGGATATTGATGATGGCACTTCAGCATGGGGAGACCCTAGCAGTTATAACTACAAGAATGTGAACCTGTGGGACAAGAACTCACAAGGGGGACAGGTTCCACGAGAACAGAGCCTGCCTACTCCAATGACTAGCAAATCAACAGCATCAGGTACCATTTTGCTTCCTTCTCTTCAGTAGAGTATATGAAACTAAatgtctaaaccaggggttctcaaactgggggtcgtgaccccttGGAGTCATGAGATTATTATGGGGGGAGGGTTGTAagatgtcagcctccatccccaaaccctgcatcacttccagcatttataatagtgttaaatgtaaaaatgtgtttttaatttataaaggggggccACActcaggcttgctgtgtgaaaggggtcaccaatacaaaaatttgaaaaccatTGGTCTAAACAAATGTTGAGTATGCAACCTCCAAATCCATAGCTAGTTTTACCCCATTAGCAAAATTAAACTCTCATTTGAGTATTTGGCTTGTGCATGTCTTGATAACTTATCAACAAttcagaaaagtgactgtaaaaatggaaCCACTGAGTGTCACCATTATTGTACTTTATTGACTTCCATCTGAACATTGCTCCATTTTACAAGTAAAAGGATGTTTTCTTTAGCTAACTAGCCTGCAAACTCCACCTAAGCTCTGAGAGGCAAGATATGTTCTTATTAGTTTGTGCATCATTACCAGTAAAAGATtttgcaggccaaattctgccctcacttatATCTGTAAAACCCCATTGTCTTCAGAGAAATTGCACATATTCAACTTAAAACACGATTGTGCTCTGCATTTAGAATTTAGTTAATAATCAAGATCATATGTGAGCCAGATTATAACCTGTTTTACTCTCCCATAGCTGTCCTGTGCCATCAAGAATAAAAAATAgtaaggtgccatttttacatatcATTTTTCTGACCATGTCACACTTTAAaggatattatttattttttgatgtgCACTTAAATTTATCCTTGTTCTTCAGTATATTAAACTTCCGTACAACCTAGTACTAATAACTGGTCATGGGAAAAGTTATCTGAGTAAGTTAGCATCAGGGATAGGCTTCATATCTAACTTGATACTGTAGTAGTAATTTTTTTCATAGTATTTCTAAAGTGAAGGTCCTCTTCCTTTTCATTCCTAGAACTGAGAGTCAGGTCCCTGCCCTGGGTGTAGTGTTTGCAACTGAGTAATCCCAGTTTACGCTTTTTAATAGCATGAGCTACACCAGAAAAGAGGAAGCAGTAGGTTTTTTGGTGATGCTGTGCTGAATGTCAGTGAACAGTTCGTAAACTGTCCATAATGAAAACTCTCTTCTTTGTGCAGTCTGGAGCAAAAGCACACCACCTGCTCCAGATAATGGTACGTCTGCCTGGGGTGAGCCAAATGAAACCAGTCCCGGGTGGGGTGAAATAGATGATACAGGAGCATCGACAACAGGCTGGGGGAATGCACCTTCCAACGCCCCGAATACCATGAAACCTAGTGAGTATAGGCCAGTAATCAGCCATTTTTATAATGATGCTATAGATTTTAGTATCTGATTTCTGTATGTGGTTCACCTGCATATGTAATGCATCCCCTCTCGATGAGGACCAGAAGGGACACTAAATGGTTTCTAAGGTGCTGATGGTGGTGGTTGAGTAAAAGTGCTTACAAATGACTAAAAACTACCAAGAGCAAGACGGAATCTTAGTTTACAGTATAGGTATATGAACAGCTTTGATCTTATTATTGATACGACATTTGGGCTTCTAAACAAGGTGAATTAGttgctttttctttctcaaaAGGACCTCCTCCCCATGCCACATACCCAAATACTTCATAGTAGGGAACTAGCTTTCAAGGTAAATCCCCCTCTCTTGTAATATCAGAATTATGAACTTGCAGTTTATCCTTAGCCAAAAACTCTCTATTGTAGATCATGGTTATACAGGCAGAAGTCTATACACTGCAGCAACAAGTTTTTTCTCATTCTAGTTTTATGGCTAGTAAAAGCTATATTTTAAGGCTGAGAAGGCTGCTTTATTTTAACTCCCTGTTTTCACTTGCTTGTAATTTtctgggaattatttttgggGCTCAGTCTTCACATGCCCAGAGGTTGATTGATTTTTGAAAACTAGAGCAAAATAGGTACAGACTTTGTTATATAAGCATGACAAAGtttttgcatcttttaaaataattgttcaaAGCCTTTTTGTGCTCAATCCAAATGACTAGACTTTTCAGCTGTTTACTTAGAAATCTGTCCATTATTCACCAGTGAATGAAGTCCTGCTGAACTTCTGaaaaacatgattttggtaattttgAAATTAGAATGACTGTTATATGATTGCACATATATAGGATTTTGTGGAAATCCTTTCTACCAGCACAGATAGTgtatttttaaggggaaaaagtATGTGTGGGGCGGGgagttaaaagcaaacaaaaaagtgaATACTGCATTGCAAAATTCTTCTCAAAGCAAGTAACTCTTATTTGATGGGCAAGTAAGGCGTGTGTTtgtacacacacttttttcatgCTTGTATAACAAACGATGTATATTtaatgcacacgcacacacacaaacacacattgaAAATCAGCACCATGATTAAAGATGTTGGGaagtagattttgtgcctgggctgATACATCGACTGGGTACTTTTGTAGGGCATCATTTAGAGTGTGAATTCAGATACACAGATCAagatatttaaaaggaaaagttcCCACAACAGCGATCTCACCTGAATAGTTTACTGTGTATGTTAAGTTACTTGTTTAACTTTATACAtaggaataaaaaatattattgtaCATATTTTCAGTATGGCTGTTGTTCTTGCTATGGGAACATCACAAATCAGGAAACTCGAAAGGTATATTCAAATTTTCAGCCACAATATGCATTAAACCCCCTTATTCctgattttccccccaccccccctccaagACAATTCAAGGCTTAAGCAGGAGAAAGATGATGGAAAACCAATTTTTGGAAGATAGGTAGGTGGAACAGCAAGGCAAGGGAGCAGCATGATGAGTGGAGTAGTAGTGGGAAGGAAGTGTTGGTCAGCAGACAAGGTAGGGGTTGAGAAACATGTTGGCTAGGCAGAAGTAACTGCAGTTATACGGTTGGGTAGGCCAGCTGGCATAGGAAGGAGTAGGAGGTAGGAAAACAGCCTAACTGGGGAAGGAACACTCCTTCTCTAGTTTTGTAAGATGAAATGGTTGTAGCATTTGAGTAGCAGTGCAACCCTTTGTTTAAATGGCAACACCAACATGTCTCTAGAGTGAACCAAGACATTAATCTCTCGTTTTTGCGTTTTGTTACTTTGGTGTGCATATGTTAAAACATGAGCAATATTTAAGGTACCTCTCCCAGATTATTCTGCTCACTTCTTAATCTGAACAGAAACTGATCCTGCGTTTCTAAGAGTTCATTAGGAGAATGCCAGTAGTTTTATATCGGATCCTAGTAAAAATACAAACGGTGTGAAGATGCATCGTGTATATCTGTGTGGAAAGTTTTCAGCATATCAGATTTCTGACCAGTGTCTGAGAATTAAATCTGAGTTTTCCAGAACACAGTTTTATTGTCAACCGTGCTTAAAGGTCAACATACTAGTAGTTTGATAGAGAAATGTGATGAAGGTTTTAATactggtgtgtttgttttttttctaatagaGTGTTAAGgactttgaaggaaaaaaattagcaCTGAAAATCAGATTTTGATATAGGTTAACCAGATGGACTAAATTCCTCAATTACATTAATTTAAGAGAGCCTCTGGAATCCTTTCCTCTACACTGGAAATTATGAGCTCCTTTTAGGAGGTCAGTTTCTTTATTGAGAGAAGGGATGTTTCCCCTGTAAATTTAAAGTCAAAGGCATTTGATATGTTTGAAGCTAAAGTGATCTTACAATACAAAATACTTGAAAAATATAGCACACTACTCCACACTCATAAATCTTTTAGGTGTTGTGCTTTGTGCAATTTTCTGCATTAGAATAAAATGAAggaaagttttgggttttttttagattGATAACAGCAGTTGTGTACTAAACATCCCACTGATCTTGCCATAGAATGTCATAAAATTTGTCTGTTAGGAGTTGTATTGGCTCACTTTCAAATGAAaattgtatatatattatatatctgtGTGAATATATACTTTTTTCCTTGAAGGTTCCAAATCTATGCAAGATGGCTGGGCGGAGAATGATGGGCCAGTAACAGGAACACGTCATTCAagctgggaagaggaggaggaaggaggagtcTGGAACACAGCAGGCTCTCAAGGAAGCAGTTCCTCCCACAACTCAACAAGCTGGGGACAAGGAGGAAAGAAACCACAAATTAAGGTAAGAAACCTCATGCTTGAATGATTTGTAATGGCCATATATTCTTGAAAGCAGATATAACTAATATGTTATGCACTTCCCTTTTATAAACAAGTACTATTGTAGTGGAGAATTCATCTGTAGAagtggctgcattgcagtggtgTGTGATGTGACACTCTCTTGTTTTTGTGAAATATGGCTATTAAGACTTGTAATTCCAACAAAGATTGCCAGAAACATTTTGGCATGGGTGCTGCAGAACCATTACAGAATGAGACTGAGCAACAAGTGTCCAAGGGTTATCGCTCTTTAGGTGTCACATCACGCTACAGGCTGCTGCTCCCTCTCCTTACACAGACTGTTGAAGTTCTGATCCCATTCTTACTTCTGGTAGTAACACACTGTTATTTCTGCTTGATTTTGGGTTCCCGCCTTTGTTCTTATTAACTTGTGGCAGCAAACAGAAGTAAATGACTCTGCACTTGGCTGCTACACTGATCTAACTGCTCTGCAGAGGATAGAGCATGTGAGATGTTCTGTTGTAGTGTTGAATACTGTGTTAAGATTAAGACGACTACCTATAGCCAGGGGCTGGGCTTTGGCTGCTCCTGGGCTAAAATAAGgtgcaaaacaaaacagacttGTGGTGTTGTATGGGTTTCTCAGTTCCTGCTTTGGACAAATTGAGTCCTTCATTTCAATCTTTAtttcttgcttgtttttttaaagacacttcattttttttatccTAACCACAAAAGCAATTGTCTGTAAACTTtccttttcagctttttttttttttttttaaagtgttatgtTGCCAGTTTCtgctttcagttttgtttttgatcATTCACAAATCACAACAGGACCAAATTGAAAGCCAATTGAATTCAGCACAATGCTGATTGAGAGGAAGCTTCTGAAAGGAAGCAAAGCCGAGACCTCTACGTAAAAGAAGTATGAAAATGGAGGAAAGATGAGGAAACTGTTTAATTACATCTGTTCTTGTTTTTTAGTGCTCATTAAAAGGAGGAAATAGTGATTCGTGGATGAATCCTTTATCCAAACAGTTTTCAAACATGGGATTGCTAGtaagtggctttttaaaaatgtcattatcTAATTGAGAAGCACTAACAGTTGTGTAGTaagcaaaattttaaattgaGATATTCACCAGCCAGTGTTTAACTAATTGCATTTTCATTCCCAATCTTTTATTCCAATACCGGTAGTTGGTGGCTATTTCAGACTCCACTTACTAGTCAGAATATTTCTTTctgaaactaaaatattttaaaaatccaagtgGATTTCATGGTTGCCATAGTTGTGGTGTTGCAATTCACTTGCAAACAATGGATGGTCTTGTGCTTAAGATGCTGGACTAGAACTCTGGACATGTGGGctaatttctggctctgccacagacttgtgtGAATTTGGGCAAGACAATATCACTGTACCTCAGTTCATTGCCTGTAAAAAGGAGATATTTTCTTtatcccaccctttgtcttgtctatttagagtgtaagctctttggaacagggacttttATGTGCAGTACATCACCTAGCATAGATACAGCCCCAGTAACAGGTCCTCTAGGTGGAGCTGTAAGACAATGCTACATCATTGTCAGTGGGAAGGTGCAGAGAACTGTGATGCCTTCTTTTCAGTGAAAATATGTTTCACCTATGAAAATGTTCAAGAATCCCAGACACACCACTTAATGGAGAGCTTTGCATTTTTCAAAACACTGTACACCATTAACTAATGTATCCTGTGAAGTAGCTATTTATTCTCATCATAGAATTGGGGAAATTGTGGTGCAAAGATGCTGTTACATGTCTGAGGC
Proteins encoded in this window:
- the TNRC6B gene encoding trinucleotide repeat-containing gene 6B protein isoform X16, coding for MREKEQEREEQLMEDKKRKKEDKKKKESTQKVTDQKTKVPEVTKPSSSQPVAASPIGSSPSPPVNGGNNAKRVAVPNGQPPSAARYMPREVPPRFRCQQDHKVLLKRGQPPPPSCMLLGGGAGPPPSSASGANPNNAQPVTGALLQSDSGTATDSTIGGAAASNYANSTWGSGAASNNGTNANPTHVWDKVIVDGSDMEEWPCIASKDAESSSENTTDNNSASNPGSEKSTLPGSTTSNKGKGSQCQSGSAGNECNLGAWKSDPKAKSVQSSNPAAESNNGLGNWRNLSGQDRIGPGSGFSNFNPKSNPSAWPALVQEGNSRKGILESDNGNANAQISTVGQTSREQQSKMENAGVNFVVSGREQAQIHNTDGPKNGNTNSLNLSSPNPMENKGMPFEMGLGNPSRSTDAPSQSTGDRKTGSVGSWGTSRGPSGTDTAAGQSNSGNHGNNGKDREDSWKGVSVQKPNGSRNDSWDNNNRSMGGGSWNFGSQHSNENKWGEGNKLTSGVSQGEWKQPSGSDELKIGEWSGPNQPNSSTGAWDNQKGHPLPENQGNSQAPCWGRSSSSTGSEVGGQSTGSNHKAGSSDSHNSGRRSYRPTHPDCQAVLQTLLSRTDLDPRVLSNTGWGQTQIKQDTVWDIEEMPRPEGKSDKGTEGWESSATQTKNSGGWGDAPSQSNQNKSGWGELSTPTEWKDPKNTGGWNDYKNNNSSSWGGVRPEEKTSSSWNDNSNKDQGWGGRQPSQGWSSGKNGWGEEVDQTKNSNWEGAGNKPVSGWGEGGQNEIGTWGNGANANAASKGGWDDCKRTPAWNETGRQSNSWNKQHQQQQEASGSWGPPPPPPPSNGRPPNPNWNSGPQPAAPKDEEPSGWEEPSPQSISRKMDIDDGTSAWGDPSSYNYKNVNLWDKNSQGGQVPREQSLPTPMTSKSTASGSKSMQDGWAENDGPVTGTRHSSWEEEEEGGVWNTAGSQGSSSSHNSTSWGQGGKKPQIKCSLKGGNSDSWMNPLSKQFSNMGLLSQTEDTQGSKMDLSVGGLPDKKFDVDKRAMNLGDFNDIMRKDRSGFRPPNSKDMGTTDSGPYFEKAGNHGLFGNSTAQSRGMHTPVQPLNASPNIRAQVPPQFLSPQVSASMLKQFPNGGLNPGLFNISPQQIAMLSQLPNIPQFQLACQLLLQQQQQQQQQQQLLQNQRKISQAVRQQQEQQLARMVSALQQQQRQPGMKHSPSHPVGPKSHLDSMVPNALNVGLSDIQAKGQIPGYGSGFGSSGMDYGIVGGKEAGSESRFKQWTSMMEGLPSVASQDANMHKNGAIVPPGKARGGSPYNQFDIIPGDPLGGHAGPAGDSWLPAKSPPTNKIGSKSSNASWPPEFQPGVPWKGIQNIDPESDPYVTPGSVLGGTATSPIVDTDHQLLRDNTTGSNSSLNTSLPSPGAWPYSASDNSFTNVHSTSAKFNDYKSTWSPDPIGHNPTHLSNKMWKNHISSRNTTGLPRPPPGLTNPKPSSPWSSTAPRSVRGWGAQDSRLASASTWSDGGSVRPSYWLVLHNLTPQIDGSTLRTICMQHGPLLTFHLNLTQGTALIRYNTKQEAAKAQTALHMCVLGNTTILAEFATDEDVSRFLAQAQPPTPAATPSAPTAGWQSLETGQNQTDAVGPPLNLFGGSAGLGQWSSSGGSSSGGDLSGASLWGPPNYSSSLWGVPSVEDPHRMGSPAPLLPGDLLGGGSDSI
- the TNRC6B gene encoding trinucleotide repeat-containing gene 6B protein isoform X8, whose product is MREKEQEREEQLMEDKKRKKEDKKKKESTQKVTDQKTKVPEVTKPSSSQPVAASPIGSSPSPPVNGGNNAKRVAVPNGQPPSAARYMPREVPPRFRCQQDHKVLLKRGQPPPPSCMLLGGGAGPPPSSASGANPNNAQPVTGALLQSDSGTATDSTIGGAAASNYANSTWGSGAASNNGTNANPTHVWDKVIVDGSDMEEWPCIASKDAESSSENTTDNNSASNPGSEKSTLPGSTTSNKGKGSQCQSGSAGNECNLGAWKSDPKAKSVQSSNPAAESNNGLGNWRNLSGQDRIGPGSGFSNFNPKSNPSAWPALVQEGNSRKGILESDNGNANAQISTVGQTSREQQSKMENAGVNFVVSGREQAQIHNTDGPKNGNTNSLNLSSPNPMENKGMPFEMGLGNPSRSTDAPSQSTGDRKTGSVGSWGTSRGPSGTDTAAGQSNSGNHGNNGKDREDSWKGVSVQKPNGSRNDSWDNNNRSMGGGSWNFGSQHSNENKWGEGNKLTSGVSQGEWKQPSGSDELKIGEWSGPNQPNSSTGAWDNQKGHPLPENQGNSQAPCWGRSSSSTGSEVGGQSTGSNHKAGSSDSHNSGRRSYRPTHPDCQAVLQTLLSRTDLDPRVLSNTGWGQTQIKQDTVWDIEEMPRPEGKSDKGTEGWESSATQTKNSGGWGDAPSQSNQNKSGWGELSTPTEWKDPKNTGGWNDYKNNNSSSWGGVRPEEKTSSSWNDNSNKDQGWGGRQPSQGWSSGKNGWGEEVDQTKNSNWEGAGNKPVSGWGEGGQNEIGTWGNGANANAASKGGWDDCKRTPAWNETGRQSNSWNKQHQQQQEASGSWGPPPPPPPSNGRPPNPNWNSGPQPAAPKDEEPSGWEEPSPQSISRKMDIDDGTSAWGDPSSYNYKNVNLWDKNSQGGQVPREQSLPTPMTSKSTASVWSKSTPPAPDNGTSAWGEPNETSPGWGEIDDTGASTTGWGNAPSNAPNTMKPSSKSMQDGWAENDGPVTGTRHSSWEEEEEGGVWNTAGSQGSSSSHNSTSWGQGGKKPQIKCSLKGGNSDSWMNPLSKQFSNMGLLSQTEDTQGSKMDLSVGGLPDKKFDVDKRAMNLGDFNDIMRKDRSGFRPPNSKDMGTTDSGPYFEKLTLPFSNQDGCLGDEAPCSPFSPSPSYKLSPSGSTLPNVSLGAIGSGLNPQSFAARQAGNHGLFGNSTAQSRGMHTPVQPLNASPNIRAQVPPQFLSPQVSASMLKQFPNGGLNPGLFNISPQQIAMLSQLPNIPQFQLACQLLLQQQQQQQQQQQLLQNQRKISQAVRQQQEQQLARMVSALQQQQRQPGMKHSPSHPVGPKSHLDSMVPNALNVGLSDIQAKGQIPGYGSGFGSSGMDYGIVGGKEAGSESRFKQWTSMMEGLPSVASQDANMHKNGAIVPPGKARGGSPYNQFDIIPGDPLGGHAGPAGDSWLPAKSPPTNKIGSKSSNASWPPEFQPGVPWKGIQNIDPESDPYVTPGSVLGGTATSPIVDTDHQLLRDNTTGSNSSLNTSLPSPGAWPYSASDNSFTNVHSTSAKFNDYKSTWSPDPIGHNPTHLSNKMWKNHISSRNTTGLPRPPPGLTNPKPSSPWSSTAPRSVRGWGAQDSRLASASTWSDGGSVRPSYWLVLHNLTPQIDGSTLRTICMQHGPLLTFHLNLTQGTALIRYNTKQEAAKAQTALHMCVLGNTTILAEFATDEDVSRFLAQAQPPTPAATPSAPTAGWQSLETGQNQTDAVGPPLNLFGGSAGLGQWSSSGGSSSGGDLSGASLWGPPNYSSSLWGVPSVEDPHRMGSPAPLLPGDLLGGGSDSI
- the TNRC6B gene encoding trinucleotide repeat-containing gene 6B protein isoform X13; protein product: MREKEQEREEQLMEDKKRKKEDKKKKESTQKVTDQKTKVPEVTKPSSSQPVAASPIGSSPSPPVNGGNNAKRVAVPNGQPPSAARYMPREVPPRFRCQQDHKVLLKRGQPPPPSCMLLGGGAGPPPSSASGANPNNAQPVTGALLQSDSGTATDSTIGGAAASNYANSTWGSGAASNNGTNANPTHVWDKVIVDGSDMEEWPCIASKDAESSSENTTDNNSASNPGSEKSTLPGSTTSNKGKGSQCQSGSAGNECNLGAWKSDPKAKSVQSSNPAAESNNGLGNWRNLSGQDRIGPGSGFSNFNPKSNPSAWPALVQEGNSRKGILESDNGNANAQISTVGQTSREQQSKMENAGVNFVVSGREQAQIHNTDGPKNGNTNSLNLSSPNPMENKGMPFEMGLGNPSRSTDAPSQSTGDRKTGSVGSWGTSRGPSGTDTAAGQSNSGNHGNNGKDREDSWKGVSVQKPNGSRNDSWDNNNRSMGGGSWNFGSQHSNENKWGEGNKLTSGVSQGEWKQPSGSDELKIGEWSGPNQPNSSTGAWDNQKGHPLPENQGNSQAPCWGRSSSSTGSEVGGQSTGSNHKAGSSDSHNSGRRSYRPTHPDCQAVLQTLLSRTDLDPRVLSNTGWGQTQIKQDTVWDIEEMPRPEGKSDKGTEGWESSATQTKNSGGWGDAPSQSNQNKSGWGELSTPTEWKDPKNTGGWNDYKNNNSSSWGGVRPEEKTSSSWNDNSNKDQGWGGRQPSQGWSSGKNGWGEEVDQTKNSNWEGAGNKPVSGWGEGGQNEIGTWGNGANANAASKGGWDDCKRTPAWNETGRQSNSWNKQHQQQQEASGSWGPPPPPPPSNGRPPNPNWNSGPQPAAPKDEEPSGWEEPSPQSISRKMDIDDGTSAWGDPSSYNYKNVNLWDKNSQGGQVPREQSLPTPMTSKSTASVWSKSTPPAPDNGTSAWGEPNETSPGWGEIDDTGASTTGWGNAPSNAPNTMKPSSKSMQDGWAENDGPVTGTRHSSWEEEEEGGVWNTAGSQGSSSSHNSTSWGQGGKKPQIKCSLKGGNSDSWMNPLSKQFSNMGLLSQTEDTQGSKMDLSVGGLPDKKFDVDKRAMNLGDFNDIMRKDRSGFRPPNSKDMGTTDSGPYFEKAGNHGLFGNSTAQSRGMHTPVQPLNASPNIRAQVPPQFLSPQVSASMLKQFPNGGLNPGLFNISPQQIAMLSQLPNIPQFQLACQLLLQQQQQQQQQQQLLQNQRKISQAVRQQQEQQLARMVSALQQQQRQPGMKHSPSHPVGPKSHLDSMVPNALNVGLSDIQAKGQIPGYGSGFGSSGMDYGIVGGKEAGSESRFKQWTSMMEGLPSVASQDANMHKNGAIVPPGKARGGSPYNQFDIIPGDPLGGHAGPAGDSWLPAKSPPTNKIGSKSSNASWPPEFQPGVPWKGIQNIDPESDPYVTPGSVLGGTATSPIVDTDHQLLRDNTTGSNSSLNTSLPSPGAWPYSASDNSFTNVHSTSAKFNDYKSTWSPDPIGHNPTHLSNKMWKNHISSRNTTGLPRPPPGLTNPKPSSPWSSTAPRSVRGWGAQDSRLASASTWSDGGSVRPSYWLVLHNLTPQIDGSTLRTICMQHGPLLTFHLNLTQGTALIRYNTKQEAAKAQTALHMCVLGNTTILAEFATDEDVSRFLAQAQPPTPAATPSAPTAGWQSLETGQNQTDAVGPPLNLFGGSAGLGQWSSSGGSSSGGDLSGASLWGPPNYSSSLWGVPSVEDPHRMGSPAPLLPGDLLGGGSDSI